Proteins encoded in a region of the Verrucomicrobiia bacterium genome:
- the aroC gene encoding chorismate synthase: MGNTFGHLFRITTWGESHGGGVGVVVDGCPPRLELTEADIQPDLDRRRPGQSSIVTPRKESDTVKIMSGTFEGKTLGTPISMWVKNEDMRSEAYTEMADKFRPSHADYTYQAKYGFRNWQGGGRTSARETIGRVAGGAIAKKLLKERFGVEVLAYVKQVQNIKVEVNPEEVAVKDIESNIVRCPDEKAAAKMIKLIEKTRKAGDSVGGIIEGVARGVPVGWGEPVFDRLEADLAKGMMSLPASKGFDIGSGFDGIRLTGMQHNDLFRMKGGKVRTVTNRSGGIQGGISNGETIYFRVAFKPVATVMHEQDTIGKDLKNTTLKGRGRHDPCVLPRAVPMVEAMTALVLIDHALRHKAQCLE; encoded by the coding sequence ATGGGTAATACGTTCGGTCATTTGTTTCGGATCACTACGTGGGGCGAATCTCACGGGGGCGGCGTGGGCGTCGTAGTGGATGGTTGTCCGCCGCGTCTGGAATTGACCGAGGCGGATATCCAGCCTGACTTGGACCGGCGTCGGCCGGGGCAATCCAGCATCGTTACGCCACGCAAGGAATCGGACACGGTGAAGATCATGTCCGGTACGTTTGAGGGCAAGACGCTCGGCACGCCCATCAGCATGTGGGTGAAGAACGAGGACATGCGCTCGGAAGCTTATACCGAGATGGCAGACAAGTTCCGTCCTTCCCACGCGGATTACACTTATCAGGCGAAGTATGGTTTTCGCAATTGGCAGGGGGGCGGACGCACCAGCGCGCGGGAGACGATCGGGCGCGTAGCGGGTGGGGCCATTGCCAAGAAGTTGCTTAAGGAACGCTTTGGCGTGGAAGTGCTCGCTTACGTGAAGCAGGTGCAGAACATCAAAGTGGAAGTGAATCCGGAGGAAGTGGCGGTCAAGGATATCGAATCGAACATCGTGCGTTGCCCGGATGAGAAGGCGGCGGCAAAGATGATCAAGCTCATTGAGAAGACTCGCAAAGCTGGTGACAGCGTAGGCGGCATCATTGAAGGTGTTGCCCGTGGCGTGCCAGTTGGTTGGGGTGAGCCGGTGTTTGATCGGTTGGAAGCAGATCTGGCGAAGGGCATGATGAGTCTGCCGGCATCGAAGGGTTTTGATATCGGTTCTGGTTTCGATGGCATCCGTCTGACGGGTATGCAGCACAACGACTTGTTCCGCATGAAGGGTGGCAAGGTGCGGACGGTGACGAATCGCTCAGGCGGCATCCAAGGCGGCATCTCGAACGGCGAGACGATCTATTTCCGCGTGGCGTTCAAGCCGGTGGCGACGGTGATGCATGAGCAGGACACCATCGGCAAGGATCTCAAGAACACGACGCTGAAGGGCCGGGGACGGCACGACCCATGCGTGTTGCCTCGCGCGGTGCCAATGGTGGAAGCGATGACTGCACTTGTACTTATCGATCATGCATTACGTCATAAGGCGCAGTGCCTAGAATGA
- a CDS encoding efflux transporter outer membrane subunit, translated as MKNWMPTGLAVVLGATVWSGCQVGPKYEAPKTVSPAAFGTALTSASMNLVDQEWWRSLQDEKLTQLVQQASTNNHSLKIATARLQEARALWREARFDYIPTAQANGSYAVSQSSLATNPNESRNGRHRQLYQVGVDATWELDLFGAVRSSVNAAKATVEAVEADRADVLISIRAEVAINYLLLRGGQAQLDVARRNATNQVETLRVADALLTGGRGTQLDVARAKTLLSSTLGSIPPLEASIDRTIHRLSVLTGHVPKALAEDLLKESPLPVLPGDLALGDPAALLRRRPDIRAAERSLAAATARVGVETADLFPRVSFNGRVALEATRLSGFVDSGNEAWSFGPRITWEALNLGRVRAQIKAADARVEGSLNIYEQTVLLALEETENALTNYGREQVRLGHLRDAEEAAREAAGLARKRYQDGVSDFLTVLDAERTLLSTQEQHVVSQVNAATALVSVYKSLGGGWEPEKK; from the coding sequence ATGAAAAATTGGATGCCGACGGGATTGGCAGTGGTGCTGGGTGCCACGGTATGGAGTGGTTGCCAGGTGGGGCCGAAATATGAAGCGCCCAAGACGGTGTCGCCGGCCGCCTTTGGTACGGCATTGACCAGTGCTTCCATGAACCTCGTGGATCAAGAATGGTGGCGCAGTTTACAGGATGAGAAACTGACGCAACTTGTCCAGCAGGCTTCGACAAACAATCACAGCCTCAAGATCGCAACTGCACGTTTGCAAGAGGCTCGTGCGCTCTGGCGTGAAGCCCGGTTCGATTACATTCCCACGGCGCAGGCGAATGGGTCTTATGCGGTTTCGCAAAGCAGTTTGGCGACGAATCCGAATGAGTCGCGCAACGGGCGTCATCGCCAGTTGTATCAAGTGGGCGTGGATGCCACTTGGGAACTCGACCTGTTCGGTGCGGTGCGTAGCAGCGTGAATGCGGCCAAAGCCACGGTGGAAGCGGTGGAGGCAGATCGTGCTGATGTGTTGATCAGCATCCGGGCAGAAGTGGCCATCAATTACCTGCTATTGCGAGGCGGTCAGGCGCAACTGGATGTGGCTCGTCGCAATGCGACGAATCAGGTGGAAACGTTGCGCGTGGCAGATGCCTTGCTGACGGGTGGTCGTGGTACACAATTGGACGTGGCGCGTGCGAAGACGTTATTGAGCAGCACACTCGGTTCGATCCCGCCTTTGGAAGCCTCGATTGATCGCACGATTCACCGGCTTTCCGTGCTTACAGGGCATGTGCCTAAGGCGCTCGCGGAGGATCTGTTGAAGGAATCACCGCTGCCGGTGTTACCGGGAGATTTGGCCTTGGGCGATCCGGCTGCGCTGTTGCGTCGCCGTCCTGATATACGTGCCGCTGAGCGTTCTTTGGCGGCCGCGACAGCTCGCGTGGGAGTTGAAACGGCGGATTTGTTTCCGCGGGTGAGTTTCAATGGGCGCGTGGCCTTGGAGGCGACACGTTTATCCGGTTTCGTGGATTCGGGTAATGAAGCGTGGTCGTTCGGTCCGCGCATCACCTGGGAGGCGTTGAATTTAGGGCGCGTGCGGGCCCAGATCAAAGCGGCGGATGCCCGCGTGGAAGGCTCGTTGAACATCTATGAGCAAACGGTTTTGCTCGCGCTTGAGGAAACGGAGAACGCGCTGACGAATTATGGTCGTGAGCAAGTGCGTCTTGGGCATCTGCGTGATGCCGAGGAAGCGGCACGAGAAGCGGCTGGGCTGGCCCGTAAACGCTATCAGGATGGCGTCTCTGACTTCCTGACTGTGTTGGATGCTGAGCGCACGCTGTTAAGCACACAAGAGCAGCATGTGGTGAGCCAGGTGAACGCGGCGACGGCTCTCGTGAGTGTTTACAAGTCTTTGGGTGGTGGCTGGGAGCCGGAGAAAAAGTAG